The nucleotide sequence GGACGAATGAGTATTGCTTTTACTGACTTGGTCCCCAATGGGCCGTATGGGTTTGCAGTCTTGGATACCCATTCCTACCCGAGAGAGTACGCATTCGAGATGGTTGGTCATATTGCTTCACAGCTGGACAGAAATGGTTGGCTGCTGTCGGTGATTGATCAGGGAATCAGCTCAACTGCTTGGGTGAACGAGTTGAGCCAATGGTTTGAAGAGGTGCAGATACTGCAACCAGCGGCGGCAAAAGCGCAAGATATCCAAGTATTTCTTTCTCATTGCCCCCGGCCAGACCTAAGTCCGAGGATAGGTTACTATTCATGGCAGGTTCCCATTGGCGGCGAGGCGTGCCACTTTAAGGGAGCTCCAGGAGTGTTTTCCCCTAGAGGTTTAGATGCAGGTACAGCCTTCATGCTTGAGATAATGGACATTTCATCCGACGATCTTTGTCTCGATTTAGGTTGTGGGACTGGCGCCGTAGCAGTGGTGGCCGGCAAGAAATCTCGGCAGATGGTAATGGCGGTGGATACCAATGCTCGGGCTCTGAGATTGACGCAGCTTAATTGTGAACATAATCTCGCCCGCGAGGTACAGGTACAGCCCAGTGACGGGCTGATGGATATCGACCCCGACATCCAATTTGATGTCATCGCTAGCAACCCTCCATATCACACCGATTTTGCTGTGGCTCGGCGGTTTATTGACGGGAGTTTCTCCCGGCTGCGACAGGGAGGGAGGCTGTATCTGGTCGTTAAGAGGAGTGTATGGTATGAGCAAAAGCTAAGGAGTGTATTTGGAGGCTGCCGCAAATTCATCAATGAGAGCGGCTATACTGTGTTTGTAGCAGAACGCCGCCGAATGCAGAAACCATCGCAGGCCTGTAAGGGGACAACAAGAAAACACCTCAAACGGATTGAGGCAAGTCAACAACGAAAACGTCGCCGTCTACGATAAAGGACTGAGTAGTCTTCGGGTGTTAGAACTCGTGTCGCTTTTTGCCAGCCATTGCATGTGTGCCTAGCACTGTTTGACCAGATTTCGGATAAGCAGGATTCTTTTATAAGGACCGAATGACATTTTTATAGTAGGTGACTGCCATCAGCGGGTTTACGGCCGGCCTGTAGTGCTGAGTCGATGTGGTATCGAAGTTAGGGGTCGGGCTACACGCTTTCGGATCAACTACAGAACTACCGAAGAGATCCGCCGC is from Bacillota bacterium and encodes:
- a CDS encoding methyltransferase, which codes for MIRTTRLLLETIAELFPQLHRRGCLLDIGSAEGRVARFWTEQGGYAAYCYYELDVCRRVAALCDISLEQCSPEKTAGEGVWLSGHSGRMSIAFTDLVPNGPYGFAVLDTHSYPREYAFEMVGHIASQLDRNGWLLSVIDQGISSTAWVNELSQWFEEVQILQPAAAKAQDIQVFLSHCPRPDLSPRIGYYSWQVPIGGEACHFKGAPGVFSPRGLDAGTAFMLEIMDISSDDLCLDLGCGTGAVAVVAGKKSRQMVMAVDTNARALRLTQLNCEHNLAREVQVQPSDGLMDIDPDIQFDVIASNPPYHTDFAVARRFIDGSFSRLRQGGRLYLVVKRSVWYEQKLRSVFGGCRKFINESGYTVFVAERRRMQKPSQACKGTTRKHLKRIEASQQRKRRRLR